CGACATCGCCGAGGGCGACCAGGTGATCAACGCCGGCACCCGTGAAGGCTGGGCCGATACCGACGACATCTGATCCGGGTCCCGCGCGCAAACCCCGGGGCGGCCTGCCACACCGCTGCCCCGCCCTGCCCCATTCCCCGCTTTGTGAAACAATGCCGGCATGCCCGCCGCCCCGGCGCGGGCGGGCCGGCTGTCCGCATGGTGCGAATCGTCCGCACTGCGCGACCTTCGTTTTCTTCAAGATCCAGATCGAGCCCACCATGACCCCTCTGTCCCCGCAAGCCCGTGCCACGCTGCTCGCCGAACTGCCCGGCTGGACCACCGTCGCCGACCGCGATGCGATCTTCAAGCGCTTTACCTTCCACGACTTCAACGCCGCCTTCGGCTTCATGACGCGCGTGGCGATCCAGGCCGAGAAGGCCGACCACCACCCGGAATGGTTCAACGTCTACAACCGGGTCGACATCACGCTGTCGACGCACGATGCCAACGGCCTGACCCAGCGCGACATCGACCTGGCCCACTTTATCGAGCGCGCCGCCGACGCGGTGACCAACTGACCCGGCGCCCGCGGCGGCGGCTGTAGGCTAACCGTAAGGAAGCGCGGGACGGCGCCGGGTACAATCTGCGGCAGGCCCATGGCACCGTGTGCGCCGTGGGCCGCGTGCCCTGCCTCCCTGCCTGCCATGCCCAACGTCCTTCCCGAGCTGCCGCCATGCGTATCCTGCTGATCGAGGACGACCGCCAGATTGCCAGCGGCGTCGAAGCCGGCCTGTCCCGCGCCGGCCACCAGGTACGCGTCGTCCACGACGGCGTCTATGCCACCGAACACCTGCTGCGAGAGCAGCACGACCTGGTCATCCTCGACCTGGGCCTGCCCGGCATCGACGGCATGACGCTGCTGGCGCGCTACCGCGCCCGCAACCGCACCACTCCCGTCATCATCCTGACCGCGCGCGACGAGCTCGAAGACAAGCTCTCCGGCCTGAACGCGGGCGCCGACGACTACCTGATCAAACCCTTCGCCTTGCCCGAGCTGGAAGCGCGCGTGCGCGTGCTGCTGCGCCGCAGCCAGCACGGCGAGGCCGCGCCCGAGCGCGACGTGCGCCTGGGGCGGCTGCGGCTGTCCGGCAACGACCGTCGCATGTTTATCGACGCGCGCCCGCTGGAGCTGTCGCCGCGCGAGTTCGCGGTGCTCGAGCTGCTGCTGCAGCGCCAGGGCCGCGTGGTCAGCAAGGCCCAGCTGCAGGACCACCTGGCCACCTTTGCCCACCCCGCCGGCGAGGGCGGCGATACCGTCGGCGACACCGCGATCGAGGTCTACGTGCACCGCGTGCGCAAGAAGCTCGAGGACAGCGACGTAGAGATCGTCACCGTGCGCGGCTTCGGCTACCTGCTGCAGATCCGCGCCGGCCAATGACAGCGTTGCTGCCGCTTGCGCCGCCCGGCGCCCGGTCCTGATCCCCGGCCCAGTCCCTGGCCCAGCCGGCAATGTGGCCCCGCTCCCGCACCTCCTCCGGTACCGCGTCCCGCGTCTCCTGGCGCACCGCCTCGCGCATTGCCACGCGCAATGTGCCTCCCGCCGCCGCCGAAGCTGACACCGGCGGCGCCGCGCCCGCATCGACGCGCCAGGCCGCCCGCCCCGGCTCCAACATCAGCCTGCGCGTGCACCTGCTGCGCGCGCTGGCGACGCCGCTGTTCGCGCTGGTGCTGACCAGCGGCTCGCTGTCCTACTGGCTGGCGGCGCACTACACCACGCAGGTGTTCGACCGCGCGCTGTACGGGGTGGCCAACAATATCGC
This Cupriavidus nantongensis DNA region includes the following protein-coding sequences:
- a CDS encoding response regulator transcription factor encodes the protein MRILLIEDDRQIASGVEAGLSRAGHQVRVVHDGVYATEHLLREQHDLVILDLGLPGIDGMTLLARYRARNRTTPVIILTARDELEDKLSGLNAGADDYLIKPFALPELEARVRVLLRRSQHGEAAPERDVRLGRLRLSGNDRRMFIDARPLELSPREFAVLELLLQRQGRVVSKAQLQDHLATFAHPAGEGGDTVGDTAIEVYVHRVRKKLEDSDVEIVTVRGFGYLLQIRAGQ
- a CDS encoding 4a-hydroxytetrahydrobiopterin dehydratase, whose protein sequence is MTPLSPQARATLLAELPGWTTVADRDAIFKRFTFHDFNAAFGFMTRVAIQAEKADHHPEWFNVYNRVDITLSTHDANGLTQRDIDLAHFIERAADAVTN